One segment of Salvelinus alpinus chromosome 1, SLU_Salpinus.1, whole genome shotgun sequence DNA contains the following:
- the LOC139582344 gene encoding noggin-2-like — translation MGISPAALLYVIATIHLGVSQHFLRLRPSPSEHLPVPGLKEDPDPKYDPGKQDLAERTLKRKLGRNFDPVFMSINSPPVVENRTALEAQSRLMGPIPNLLKQLDRVTVGKKARRKFAQWLWAYTHCPVGYVWKDLGVRFWPRYVKEGQCLNERSCSFPAGMFCMPDKSVTKTFLRWYCQGFLKKKYCMWIQVQYPIISECKCSCVE, via the coding sequence ATGGGGATTTCTCCGGCGGCTCTGCTCTATGTCATAGCGACCATCCACCTCGGTGTTTCTCAGCATTTTTTGCGTCTGCGCCCTTCGCCCAGCGAGCATCTCCCAGTGCCCGGTCTTAAAGAGGACCCTGACCCAAAATACGACCCGGGGAAACAGGACCTGGCCGAACGGACACTGAAGAGGAAACTCGGGAGAAACTTTGACCCCGTCTTCATGTCAATCAACAGCCCCCCTGTTGTGGAGAACCGGACTGCCCTTGAAGCACAGTCCAGACTGATGGGACCTATTCCCAACTTGCTGAAACAGCTGGACCGGGTGACAGTGGGCAAGAAAGCCCGTCGGAAGTTTGCACAGTGGTTGTGGGCATACACGCACTGCCCCGTGGGCTATGTATGGAAGGACTTGGGCGTGAGGTTCTGGCCGCGTTACGTCAAGGAGGGACAGTGTCTGAATGAGCGCTCTTGTTCGTTCCCGGCGGGGATGTTTTGCATGCCCGACAAGTCAGTCACCAAGACATTCCTCCGCTGGTACTGCCAGGGCTTTCTCAAAAAGAAATACTGCATGTGGATACAGGTCCAATACCCCATCATATCCGAATGCAAGTGTTCCTGTGTAGAATAG